A genomic segment from Perca flavescens isolate YP-PL-M2 chromosome 13, PFLA_1.0, whole genome shotgun sequence encodes:
- the rnf167 gene encoding E3 ubiquitin-protein ligase RNF167, with translation MAHLGVWCVEARLSILIVVFCSVLVPSPTHAYIYAHYSNMTSMLFEDLPAFFGSPLPKDGLMGILVASRPLNGCTAIDPPPPLPLSYDANTTKFIALIRRYECNFDIKVLHAQQAGYSAVIVHNMYSDTLLNMNYSNDTIAEEIEIPSVFTSYYASQILRNYIIPEQGAYVILKPEFAFPLSYYLIPFTGVVGMIILVMCVVLIIRCVQYRKRLRKNRLSKEQLKRIPTHKFRKGDDYDVCAICLDDYEEGDKLRVLPCSHAYHCKCVDPWLTQTKKTCPVCKQRVTRNNPEHSESESEEETGGRGGGEGTGGEDSERTPLLRPSNPGSPSGNPGAYSATTTTAQCLASPPHCDSPILAYEGYHSPTDDTDSDSDDAGEDRHHTDDDLAQLIGRDVVEI, from the exons ATGGCTCACcttggtgtgtggtgtgtagaAGCACGATTGAGTATCCTTATAGTGGTTTTCTGCAGCGTACTGGTTCCCTCACCCACACATGCCTATATCTATGCT CATTATAGCAATATGACCTCCATGTTGTTTGAGGACCTGCCTGCCTTTTTTGGCTCCCCACTTCCTAAGGATGGACTAATG GGAATTTTGGTGGCGTCTCGTCCACTTAATGGCTGTACAGCAATAGACCCTCCCCCTCCATTGCCACTATCTTATGATGCCAACACCACCAAATTCATCGCTCTCATCAGACGCTACGAATGCAATTTTGATATAAAG GTCTTGCATGCACAGCAGGCTGGATACAGTGCTGTAATCGTTCACAACATGTACTCAGACACACTGCTCAATATGAACTACAGCAATG acactATTGCAGAGGAAATTGAGATCCCCTCTGTATTCACCAGCTACTATGCCTCCCAAATTCTCAGGAATTACATAATTCCAGAACAAGG GGCCTATGTGATCCTCAAGCCGGAGTTTGCTTTTCCACTCTCGTACTACCTTATTCCATTCACTGGAGTAGTTGGCATGATCATTCTTGTGATGTGTGTCGTCTTG aTTATACGATGTGTACAGTACAGAAAAAGGCTGAGGAAAAATCGTTTGTCCAAGGAACAGCTGAAGCGGATTCCAACCCACAAGTTCAGGAAAG GGGATGACTATGATGTGTGTGCAATCTGTCTGGATGATTATGAAGAAGGTGACAAGCTGCGAGTATTACCTTGTTCACATG CCTACCACTGCAAGTGTGTGGACCCGTGGCTCACACAGACCAAGAAGACATGTCCTGTGTGCAAACAGCGCGTCACTCGCAACAACCCAGAGCACTCAGAGTCCGAGTCTGAGGAGGAAACTGGAGGACGTGGGGGGGGAGAAGGGACAGGAGGCGAAGACTCGGAGCGCACTCCTCTGCTCCGACCGTCCAACCCGGGGTCCCCCTCAGGGAACCCAGGGGCCTATTCAGCCACCACCACTACTGCCCAGTGCCTCGCCTCCCCTCCACACTGCGACTCACCCATCCTGGCTTATGAAGGCTACCACTCCCCCACAGACGACACAGACTCAGACAGTGATGACGCAGGAGAGGACAGGCACCACACTGATGATGACCTGGCTCAGCTCATTGGTAGGGATGTAGTGGAGATCTGA